From Phaeodactylum tricornutum CCAP 1055/1 chromosome 11, complete sequence, one genomic window encodes:
- a CDS encoding predicted protein yields the protein MTASANSMHKYNAHHMVRELAEHNDFFDMLVDMIPSKLYIAGQSGDDYNPNAKYLKKTATDSKEARRAQAKQAKRRKLDPTQAVGTVETKKRLAEQNEFHQNQVLPTIAVPAAAVTPRKGSVNSSSETAVVSPNVSRMDELRARLHAKLEAAKRQRPNTTATTPDAVSKRAARRAEKRRRQEEARHKAAASKSVVKSNSSSKYTVGRDANIDMDPAADLANLDFGRLAGLNSHTKEHYSKSNKALANLSKTKNLERMLADAEAKRERIEALKACKDESAQAEARQILWKDTLQEADGQRVKDDPMKLKKALKRKEVKKAKSKKAWKSRMENVSDAAQSRQKIRQHNLSARKAGGQSGANLSKKKIADAGEDGGRRLSRAGFEGRKQDFLNKGPAAKAADKPSKGKNGKQ from the coding sequence ATGACAGCTTCAGCGAACAGCATGCACAAGTATAACGCCCACCATATGGTGCGGGAACTTGCCGAACACAACGATTTCTTCGATATGCTGGTAGACATGATTCCCAGCAAACTTTACATTGCCGGACAGTCCGGAGATGACTACAATCCCAACGCCAAGTATCTCAAAAAGACTGCTACTGATTCGAAAGAAGCAAGACGAGCCCAAGCCAAACAAGCCAAGCGTCGAAAGTTGGATCCGACACAGGCGGTAGGAACGGTCGAAACCAAGAAACGCCTTGCGGAACAAAACGAGTTCCACCAAAACCAAGTTCTGCCGACCATTGCCGTTCCGGCTGCCGCCGTCACCCCGCGCAAAGGTTCCGTCAATAGCTCCAGCGAGACAGCAGTAGTATCTCCGAACGTCTCGCGCATGGATGAATTGCGGGCCCGGCTACACGCCAAACTCGAGGCCGCCAAACGCCAACGTCCCAACACGACCGCCACTACGCCCGATGCGGTCAGTAAGCGCGCCGCTCGACGAGCCGAGAAACGACGTCGGCAAGAGGAAGCCCGCCATAAAGCGGCAGCTTCCAAGTCGGTTGTCAAATCGAATTCCAGCAGCAAGTATACGGTCGGCAGAGATGCAAACATTGACATGGACCCGGCCGCTGATTTGGCCAATTTAGATTTCGGTCGTCTCGCTGGACTCAATTCGCATACTAAAGAACATTACAGCAAAAGCAACAAGGCGCTGGCTAATCTAAGTAAGACAAAGAACCTCGAACGAATGCTCGCCGATGCGGAGGCGAAACGCGAACGAATCGAAGCACTCAAAGCCTGCAAGGACGAATCAGCACAGGCGGAAGCCAGGCAGATATTGTGGAAGGACACATTGCAAGAAGCGGACGGTCAACGTGTCAAGGACGATCCAATGAAACTAAAGAAAGCACTCAAACGCAAAGAAgtcaaaaaggccaaatcgaaaaaggcgtGGAAATCACGAATGGAGAATGTGTCGGATGCCGCCCAATCACGACAAAAAATTCGGCAGCACAACTTGTCAGCACGCAAAGCGGGGGGTCAAAGCGGGGCCAACCtgagcaaaaagaaaattgcGGATGCAGGTGAAGATGGGGGTAGACGATTGTCTCGTGCCGGCTTCGAGGGCCGGAAACAGGATTTTCTGAACAAGGGCCCCGCCGCAAAAGCAGCTGACAAACCGAGTAAGGGAAAGAATGGCAAACAATAA
- a CDS encoding predicted protein, with protein MGRESVRRVWHDRAWAYACLGCLFGYAFCWVQNQVLEIGVHSSTSLQEALTDQPPFSSSATVVATDQVRLRPTSHLGIFKRQLLEHSAIPNVAGCAVVDILPGKLIATHVHGSMHEFFYVLSGQGYATVTDWPNELVTMKTGDFLHVPPTKAHAFSVASEDTEPLRLFYCGVTVGPKLG; from the coding sequence ATGGGACGGGAGAGTGTACGCCGCGTGTGGCACGACCGCGCGTGGGCCTACGCCTGTTTGGGGTGCCTTTTCGGCTACGCTTTCTGTTGGGTACAGAACCAAGTGTTGGAGATTGGAGTACACAGCTCAACATCCTTGCAAGAAGCACTAACGGATCAACCACCTTTCTCGTCGTCCGCGACGGTTGTCGCTACCGATCAAGTTCGCTTGCGTCCGACATCACATCTCGGGATATTTAAACGGCAGCTGCTGGAACATTCAGCGATTCCGAACGTTGCTGGATGCGCCGTCGTCGATATTTTGCCCGGAAAATTGATTGCGACGCACGTTCACGGAAGCATGCACGAGTTCTTTTACGTGCTATCGGGTCAAGGGTACGCCACGGTGACGGATTGGCCGAACGAGCTAGTTACCATGAAGACCGGAGACTTCCTACACGTCCCTCCCACGAAAGCGCACGCGTTTTCGGTTGCCTCGGAGGACACGGAACCGTTGCGTCTTTTTTATTGCGGTGTCACGGTGGGCCCAAAACTTGGATAA